The Streptomyces tendae genome has a window encoding:
- a CDS encoding GNAT family N-acetyltransferase: MNSDDVVLRRAGRTDALGAADVWLRSFAAALPSVRRAHDDAEVRAWFPHVVVPRHETWVALVDNGVVGVLVLEGGELEQLYLEPSWRGRGLGDRFMALAKRRRPDGLSLWTFQVNEPARRFYERHGFLAVEHTDGSGNEEREPDVRYVWRPRHSG, translated from the coding sequence GTGAACAGTGATGATGTCGTTCTTCGCCGTGCCGGCCGTACGGACGCACTCGGCGCGGCCGACGTCTGGCTGCGTTCCTTCGCCGCCGCCCTGCCGTCGGTGCGCCGCGCGCATGACGACGCCGAGGTACGGGCCTGGTTCCCGCACGTGGTCGTGCCCCGTCACGAGACCTGGGTGGCGCTCGTGGACAACGGTGTGGTGGGGGTCCTCGTGCTGGAGGGAGGAGAACTGGAGCAGCTCTACCTCGAACCGTCGTGGCGCGGGCGGGGGTTGGGCGACCGTTTCATGGCCCTGGCCAAGCGGCGGCGGCCGGACGGGCTGTCGCTGTGGACCTTCCAGGTCAACGAACCGGCCCGGCGCTTCTACGAACGGCACGGCTTCCTCGCGGTCGAGCACACGGACGGCTCGGGCAACGAGGAGCGCGAGCCGGACGTCCGTTACGTCTGGCGACCCCGGCACTCCGGCTGA
- a CDS encoding PPOX class F420-dependent oxidoreductase, which translates to MDDALRDRLGAGKYLLLTSFRKNGTPVATPVWVVRDGDALGVWTAADSWKVKRVRARGDVLVGPCDVRGNPTGDQVPATAEVCDADTTARYRELIARKYGVMGRLTLLGSRLRRGASGTVGIRVTL; encoded by the coding sequence ATGGACGACGCGTTGCGGGACCGGCTCGGGGCGGGGAAGTACCTCCTGCTCACCAGCTTCCGGAAGAACGGCACGCCCGTCGCCACACCGGTGTGGGTGGTGCGCGACGGCGACGCGCTCGGGGTGTGGACCGCCGCCGACTCCTGGAAGGTGAAGCGCGTCCGTGCCCGCGGTGACGTCCTCGTGGGGCCGTGCGACGTACGCGGCAACCCGACCGGTGACCAGGTACCGGCCACCGCTGAGGTCTGCGACGCGGACACCACGGCGCGCTACCGGGAGCTGATCGCCCGCAAGTACGGCGTGATGGGGCGGCTGACGCTGCTGGGCAGCCGTCTGCGCCGCGGTGCGAGCGGTACGGTGGGCATCCGCGTCACCCTCTGA
- a CDS encoding Zn-ribbon domain-containing OB-fold protein, with the protein MYHFSGNVAQQAAGSATRLLEPRGTDQDAMLFQRCTWCGTAMYHRLLCPVCQGSDLRTERSEGLGTVRHSTVLHRNTPAARNVSLIEMAEGFVVRGRVMGPPIGIHSGDRVRLSTAEDPVRGEPVFQLVDEPLRAWT; encoded by the coding sequence GTGTACCACTTCTCAGGGAACGTCGCTCAGCAGGCAGCCGGTTCCGCTACGCGCCTGCTCGAACCGCGGGGCACGGACCAGGACGCCATGCTCTTCCAGCGTTGCACCTGGTGCGGCACGGCGATGTACCACCGGTTGCTGTGCCCGGTCTGTCAGGGCAGCGACCTGCGGACGGAGCGTAGCGAGGGCCTCGGCACCGTGCGCCACTCGACGGTGCTGCACCGCAACACCCCGGCGGCACGCAATGTGTCACTGATCGAGATGGCCGAGGGGTTCGTGGTGCGCGGGCGGGTCATGGGCCCGCCCATCGGCATCCACAGCGGCGACCGGGTGCGGCTGTCGACGGCGGAGGACCCGGTGCGCGGCGAGCCGGTGTTCCAGCTCGTGGACGAGCCGCTGCGGGCCTGGACCTGA
- the cseB gene encoding two-component system response regulator CseB, whose product MPETPAVTVLLVEDDEVIRRSVALALERYGYHVVTAADGLGGLELFREGHHDLLLLDVMLPGLDGIGLCRRIRETSTAPILMMSARGDSLDVVSGLEAGADDYVVKPVDTAVLVARIRSLLRRATFTPAPAGGPPGTPDRLVFGDLAIDPAALEVYRDGAQVELAPTELRLLLEFAEHPGIVLDRQTLLRNVWDYGWDGDSRVVDLCVQRLRKKIGADRIETVRGFGYKLRR is encoded by the coding sequence ATGCCTGAGACCCCAGCCGTCACCGTCCTGCTTGTCGAGGACGACGAGGTGATCCGCCGGTCCGTCGCCCTGGCCCTGGAGCGCTACGGCTACCACGTGGTCACGGCCGCCGACGGGCTCGGCGGGCTGGAACTGTTCCGGGAGGGCCACCACGACCTGCTGCTCCTCGACGTGATGCTGCCCGGTCTGGACGGCATCGGCCTGTGCCGCCGGATCAGGGAGACCAGCACCGCACCCATCCTGATGATGTCGGCGCGCGGCGACTCCCTCGACGTGGTGTCCGGCCTTGAGGCGGGCGCCGACGACTACGTCGTCAAGCCCGTCGACACCGCGGTCCTCGTGGCCCGTATCCGCTCCCTGCTGCGCCGCGCCACCTTCACGCCCGCGCCGGCGGGCGGCCCGCCCGGCACACCGGACCGGCTCGTCTTCGGCGACCTGGCCATCGACCCCGCCGCACTGGAGGTGTACCGGGACGGCGCGCAGGTCGAGCTCGCCCCGACCGAGCTGCGGCTGCTCCTGGAGTTCGCCGAGCACCCCGGCATCGTGCTGGACCGGCAGACCCTGCTGCGCAACGTGTGGGACTACGGCTGGGACGGCGACTCCCGGGTCGTCGACCTGTGCGTGCAACGGCTGCGCAAGAAGATCGGCGCCGACCGCATCGAGACCGTCCGCGGTTTCGGCTACAAACTGCGCCGCTGA
- a CDS encoding sensor histidine kinase: MPIVRALLNLRSLHWKIILLVSVACATMALTVGVLVHESTLARSMHEGALRAADQLHRAEQDARRTGQAPPLATPGELPESLLRQVERHGSGTLYEDGPPAPAYWAAERKDGQLYALKTDMTADLLTRQALDRHLWKYSLVTLAVVIPATALATELPARRLRRVARTARRITAGDLEARTGMGRRGGDEITGIAATVDSMADSLRERIVSEQRFTADVAHELRTPLMGLVTSAGLLPEGEATELVRDRVRVLRDLVEDLLEISRLDAGVEHVQPRRVALADLVEESVARTGLPATVTATGAPAAETDPRRLDRIVTNLVVNAHRHGAGPVEITVSGLTVTVRDHGPGFPADLLAHGPQRFRTGAEQRGRGHGLGLTIARGQAKVIGARLDLRNHPVDGGAVAELHLPDGATPPGR, translated from the coding sequence ATGCCGATCGTACGGGCGCTGCTCAACCTGCGCTCCCTGCACTGGAAGATCATCCTGTTGGTGAGCGTCGCCTGCGCCACCATGGCCCTCACCGTCGGGGTGCTGGTGCACGAGTCGACGCTGGCCCGGTCGATGCACGAGGGAGCCCTCAGGGCCGCCGACCAGCTCCACCGAGCGGAACAGGACGCCCGCCGCACCGGCCAGGCACCGCCCCTGGCGACCCCTGGCGAGCTCCCGGAGTCCCTGCTGCGCCAGGTCGAGCGGCACGGCAGCGGCACCCTCTACGAGGACGGGCCGCCCGCGCCCGCCTACTGGGCCGCCGAACGCAAGGACGGGCAGCTCTACGCCCTCAAGACCGACATGACCGCGGACCTGCTCACCCGGCAGGCCCTGGACCGGCACCTGTGGAAGTACTCGCTGGTCACCCTCGCCGTCGTCATCCCGGCGACGGCACTCGCCACGGAGCTGCCGGCCAGGCGGCTGCGCCGGGTGGCCCGCACGGCACGCCGCATCACGGCGGGCGACCTGGAGGCGCGCACCGGGATGGGCCGGCGGGGCGGCGACGAGATCACCGGGATCGCGGCGACGGTCGACTCCATGGCCGACAGCCTGCGCGAGCGCATCGTCAGCGAGCAGCGGTTCACCGCCGACGTCGCCCACGAACTGCGCACCCCGCTGATGGGCCTGGTCACCTCGGCCGGCCTCCTCCCCGAGGGAGAGGCGACGGAGCTGGTGCGGGACCGGGTGCGGGTGCTGCGCGACCTCGTCGAGGACCTGCTGGAGATCTCCCGCCTCGACGCGGGCGTCGAACACGTCCAGCCCCGGCGGGTGGCCCTCGCCGACCTGGTCGAGGAGTCGGTGGCCCGGACCGGCCTCCCGGCGACGGTCACCGCGACCGGCGCGCCGGCCGCCGAGACGGACCCGCGCCGGCTGGACCGCATCGTCACCAACCTGGTGGTCAACGCCCACCGGCACGGCGCCGGACCCGTGGAGATCACGGTCTCCGGCCTGACGGTCACGGTGCGCGACCACGGCCCCGGCTTCCCGGCGGACCTCCTGGCCCACGGCCCGCAGCGGTTCCGCACGGGAGCGGAGCAGCGCGGCCGGGGACACGGGCTGGGCCTGACGATCGCCCGGGGCCAGGCGAAGGTCATCGGCGCCCGGCTCGACCTCCGCAACCACCCGGTGGACGGGGGAGCGGTGGCGGAACTGCACCTGCCGGACGGGGCCACGCCACCCGGCCGGTGA
- a CDS encoding D-alanyl-D-alanine carboxypeptidase family protein → MALEGTGPVVTRGAQRPVPIASLTKVMTAYVVLTGHPLRPGEEGPRIEVDREAAYEAGVGDESTAVVTAGDRHTQRDLLELLLLPSANNIARLLARWDAGSQEAFVRKMQRAADELGMHDTTYTGASGIEVTTISTAADQLKLARRAMRNPVLRDIVASREATVPGVGRVSNSNTLLGTSGVVGLKTGSSTPAGGNLLWASEIHTGDRTRLLLGAVLHQRADTTPSEGLAAALEAAHALIDGLRGRLLPVRTEG, encoded by the coding sequence GTGGCCCTGGAGGGCACCGGCCCGGTGGTGACGCGCGGCGCGCAGCGGCCCGTACCGATCGCCAGCCTCACCAAGGTGATGACCGCCTACGTCGTCCTCACCGGCCACCCGCTGCGGCCCGGTGAGGAGGGACCCCGGATCGAGGTGGACCGGGAGGCCGCGTACGAGGCCGGCGTGGGCGACGAGTCCACCGCCGTCGTCACGGCCGGCGACCGCCACACCCAGCGTGACCTGCTGGAACTGCTGCTGCTCCCCTCGGCGAACAACATCGCCCGCCTGCTGGCGCGCTGGGACGCCGGGAGCCAGGAGGCGTTCGTGCGGAAGATGCAGCGCGCCGCGGACGAGCTGGGCATGCACGACACCACCTACACGGGCGCCAGCGGCATCGAGGTGACGACCATCAGCACCGCCGCCGACCAGCTGAAGCTGGCCCGCCGGGCGATGCGGAACCCCGTCCTGCGCGACATCGTCGCGTCCCGCGAGGCCACCGTCCCCGGGGTCGGCCGGGTGAGCAACAGCAACACGCTGCTCGGTACGTCGGGCGTCGTCGGCCTCAAAACCGGCTCCAGCACTCCGGCGGGCGGCAACCTCCTGTGGGCGTCGGAGATCCACACCGGCGACCGCACCCGCCTCCTCCTCGGCGCGGTGCTGCACCAGCGGGCGGACACCACCCCGAGCGAGGGACTGGCAGCCGCCCTGGAGGCCGCCCACGCCCTGATCGACGGCCTCCGCGGCCGGCTGCTGCCGGTACGGACGGAGGGCTGA
- a CDS encoding endonuclease/exonuclease/phosphatase family protein — MTITPAPDRPMTTAEPRPPRRRRRRGALTTACAVLLAALLACPGLLPDSPGHLGSLADTLLPWTALTLPLLLVSALVRRSRTALAAVALPLVLWLTAFGSTLTDKSAGGGDLTVVSHNVNQDNPDPEGTARQLAAAHADILALEELSPGTAPVYERTLAPAYRYHFFQGTVGIWSVFPLHDARSLPIMPWSRALRATAETPRGPLAVYVAHLPSVRVSPAAGFTTGARDAALARLTGFIRAEDAPRAVVLGDFNGSADDRALRPLTSRFASAQATSGAGFGFTWPSGFPVVRIDQILVGGRRGATFGSPGSTRSSSRDPQRPPPGGGADRPLTCAGGTPEERWRTRR, encoded by the coding sequence ATGACCATCACCCCGGCCCCGGACCGGCCCATGACGACGGCCGAGCCCCGGCCGCCCCGGAGACGGCGTCGCCGAGGCGCGCTGACGACCGCCTGCGCCGTCCTCCTCGCCGCGCTCCTCGCCTGCCCCGGTCTGCTGCCCGACAGCCCCGGACACCTGGGCAGCCTGGCCGACACCCTGCTCCCCTGGACGGCCCTCACGCTCCCCCTGCTGCTCGTCTCTGCCCTGGTCCGCCGCTCCCGTACGGCCCTAGCCGCCGTGGCCCTGCCGCTCGTCCTGTGGCTGACGGCCTTCGGCAGCACGCTCACCGACAAGTCCGCCGGCGGCGGCGACCTCACGGTCGTCAGCCACAACGTCAACCAGGACAACCCCGACCCGGAGGGCACCGCTCGCCAACTGGCCGCGGCACACGCGGACATCCTGGCCCTCGAGGAGCTGAGCCCAGGGACGGCACCCGTCTACGAACGCACCCTGGCGCCCGCCTACCGCTACCACTTCTTCCAGGGAACGGTCGGCATCTGGAGCGTCTTCCCCCTGCACGACGCGCGCAGCCTGCCGATCATGCCCTGGTCCCGCGCCCTGCGCGCCACGGCCGAGACACCCCGGGGGCCGCTGGCCGTGTACGTGGCGCACCTGCCGTCGGTGCGGGTGAGCCCCGCGGCCGGATTCACCACGGGCGCCCGTGACGCGGCGCTCGCCCGGCTGACCGGCTTCATCCGGGCGGAGGACGCCCCCCGGGCGGTGGTGCTGGGCGACTTCAACGGCTCCGCCGACGACCGGGCGCTGCGTCCTCTGACCTCCCGTTTCGCCTCCGCGCAGGCCACGTCGGGCGCGGGGTTCGGCTTCACCTGGCCGTCCGGTTTCCCGGTGGTCCGGATCGACCAGATCCTCGTCGGGGGACGTCGCGGCGCCACCTTCGGCTCACCTGGATCGACCAGATCCTCGTCCCGCGACCCGCAGCGACCACCTCCCGGTGGCGGCGCGGATCGCCCTCTGACGTGCGCGGGCGGAACACCTGAGGAACGGTGGCGGACGAGGCGATGA
- a CDS encoding peptidoglycan-binding domain-containing protein gives MTTAQGPEPSDGPPLEPVRVLRPRRTDALAELFRDIERGDDEEVASPPPPEGSEEITRELPPVPPGPAPAPPRPSRLRRAAPALVVAVAALAGFGGALLFTEPPRDDKAAPAAPATAPTTGAPATTAPPAPAEAGFLREGDTGPEVVTLQERLLRVPDVYRDGTTDGRYDTTLTEAVARFQLWYGVRGDETGVYGDDTRRALETHTGGP, from the coding sequence GTGACGACAGCGCAGGGGCCCGAGCCCTCTGACGGACCACCCCTCGAACCCGTCCGCGTGCTGCGACCGCGCCGCACCGACGCCCTCGCGGAGCTGTTCCGGGACATCGAGCGGGGCGACGACGAGGAGGTGGCGTCCCCTCCGCCGCCGGAGGGGTCCGAGGAGATCACCCGCGAACTCCCGCCGGTGCCCCCCGGCCCTGCGCCGGCCCCTCCCCGCCCGTCCCGGTTGCGCCGTGCCGCACCGGCCCTCGTGGTGGCCGTCGCCGCGCTGGCCGGCTTCGGCGGCGCGCTCCTGTTCACCGAGCCCCCGCGCGACGACAAAGCGGCACCGGCCGCCCCGGCGACGGCCCCCACGACCGGCGCCCCGGCGACGACCGCCCCGCCTGCCCCGGCCGAGGCGGGCTTCCTCCGCGAGGGCGACACGGGACCCGAGGTGGTCACCCTCCAGGAGCGGCTGCTGCGTGTCCCGGACGTCTACCGCGACGGCACCACGGACGGGCGCTACGACACCACCCTCACCGAGGCGGTCGCCCGCTTCCAGCTCTGGTACGGCGTCCGCGGCGACGAGACCGGCGTCTACGGCGACGACACCCGCCGGGCCCTGGAGACCCACACGGGCGGCCCATGA
- a CDS encoding SpoIIE family protein phosphatase, whose translation MKSDRLAPVEPGTVPDLVELARVVAQQRAEMDRLRERAATTVVVERAKGVVMALTGCTADAAEETLHGRAKAARRTLLEECWITSAGGRPPGPAPARPPPAPTPATRTRRPQRPWTPRHPSRARRRRRRPGPPRPRLVHVDTHQTLARCLLDHLAPELDADSVLIYARRPGGGLELVGHAGVDEGLAARWRQVPPFSGVAVLDALRSGEPCWLENFAEDSTRYLLIGEPPERWQSRVWLPLSDGDDSDLCIGVLRGRPGVFSPRDRTHLHAMIRLCAGRLRTFTAPSEAAADTHTDAVQALFAALPVPAMLLTPLSGASGDVEDFRVDAATAQAADLLGSPSGEPTGRRLREVRPDLTDLPMWQGCLDTLAGGGPYESEPFAHQETVDGVLELATYSVRVSRLEDALVVTWVRHASSDRQEQRLAELQRLGNLGWANWNLSTDEASWSAQVFTILDRDPADGPVRLVDVPALALSDDRPSLDAAVKALLREGQPFDASFRVRGGRDVRHLRLVTEVVADSHGTPVEVHGVVQDLTARRRAELALVESERAILTQHDVLQSERVLVARLQNALLPLPDKVVNLAGLRVEVAYLPAQAGIHVGGDWFSAVELPDGDALFVVGDVAGHGVDAVATMAQLRFTAKGMVSTGSSLTGALARLNTLLLHSRDAHGTATMALARYHAADRRLVWAQAGHTPPLLLRGGEATYLPRPPGMLLGAANAPYFEESEYLLEPGDRLLLYTDGLVERPPENIDVGLARLADAAITHPADGAGALGTLLAAMLEGERRDDVCVLDIRVPQDS comes from the coding sequence GTGAAGAGCGATCGCCTTGCCCCGGTCGAGCCCGGAACGGTCCCGGACCTGGTCGAACTGGCCAGGGTCGTCGCCCAGCAGCGCGCGGAGATGGACCGGCTGCGCGAGCGGGCCGCCACGACGGTCGTCGTGGAGCGCGCCAAGGGCGTTGTGATGGCTCTCACGGGCTGTACCGCCGACGCCGCGGAGGAGACCCTGCACGGGCGTGCCAAGGCCGCCCGCCGCACCCTGCTGGAGGAGTGCTGGATCACCTCGGCGGGCGGACGCCCGCCCGGTCCAGCACCGGCGCGACCACCGCCGGCCCCGACTCCGGCAACGAGGACGCGGCGGCCGCAGCGCCCGTGGACGCCCCGGCACCCCTCCCGCGCCCGACGACGTCGCCGACGCCCTGGCCCGCCTCGGCCGCGCCTGGTCCACGTGGACACGCACCAGACCCTCGCCCGGTGCCTGCTGGACCACCTCGCCCCGGAGCTGGACGCGGACTCGGTGCTGATCTACGCCCGGCGGCCCGGAGGCGGCCTGGAACTGGTCGGGCACGCCGGCGTCGACGAAGGGCTGGCCGCCCGATGGCGTCAGGTCCCGCCGTTCAGCGGGGTCGCCGTGCTGGACGCCCTGCGCTCCGGTGAACCGTGCTGGCTGGAGAACTTCGCCGAGGACAGCACGCGGTACCTGCTGATCGGCGAGCCGCCCGAGCGCTGGCAGTCCCGGGTCTGGCTGCCGCTGTCCGACGGCGACGACTCCGACCTGTGCATCGGGGTGCTGCGCGGACGCCCCGGCGTCTTCTCCCCGCGCGACCGCACGCACCTGCACGCGATGATCCGGCTCTGCGCCGGCCGCCTGCGCACCTTCACCGCCCCGTCGGAGGCGGCCGCCGACACGCACACGGACGCGGTCCAGGCCCTGTTCGCGGCCCTGCCCGTCCCGGCGATGCTGCTCACCCCGCTGAGCGGAGCGTCCGGCGACGTCGAGGACTTCCGCGTCGACGCCGCGACGGCCCAGGCCGCCGATCTCCTGGGCAGCCCCTCGGGCGAACCGACCGGACGGCGGCTGCGGGAGGTGCGGCCCGACCTGACCGACCTGCCGATGTGGCAGGGCTGCCTGGACACCCTGGCCGGCGGCGGGCCGTACGAGAGCGAGCCGTTCGCGCACCAGGAGACCGTGGACGGCGTCCTGGAACTGGCCACCTATTCGGTGCGGGTGTCGCGCCTGGAGGACGCGCTGGTCGTCACCTGGGTCCGCCACGCCTCCTCGGACCGGCAGGAGCAGCGGCTGGCCGAGCTGCAGCGGCTGGGCAACCTCGGCTGGGCCAACTGGAACCTCTCCACGGACGAGGCGTCCTGGTCGGCGCAGGTCTTCACGATCCTGGACCGGGACCCGGCGGACGGGCCGGTACGGCTCGTCGACGTCCCCGCGCTCGCGCTGTCCGACGACCGGCCCTCGCTGGATGCGGCCGTCAAGGCACTGCTGCGCGAGGGGCAGCCGTTCGACGCCTCGTTCCGGGTCCGCGGCGGACGCGACGTACGGCATCTGCGGCTCGTCACCGAGGTGGTGGCGGACTCCCACGGCACGCCCGTCGAGGTGCACGGGGTGGTGCAGGACCTGACCGCGCGACGGCGGGCCGAGCTCGCCCTGGTGGAGAGCGAGCGGGCGATCCTCACCCAGCACGACGTGCTGCAGTCCGAGCGGGTCCTGGTGGCGCGGCTGCAGAACGCCCTGCTGCCGCTGCCCGACAAGGTGGTGAACCTGGCGGGGCTGCGCGTCGAGGTCGCCTACCTGCCCGCGCAGGCCGGCATCCATGTCGGCGGCGACTGGTTCAGCGCCGTCGAACTGCCCGACGGGGACGCCCTCTTCGTCGTCGGGGACGTCGCGGGCCACGGCGTGGACGCCGTCGCCACCATGGCGCAACTGCGGTTCACGGCGAAGGGCATGGTCAGCACCGGCTCGTCACTGACCGGCGCGCTGGCCCGGCTCAACACACTGCTGCTGCACTCCCGGGACGCCCACGGCACCGCGACGATGGCCCTCGCCCGCTACCACGCGGCGGACCGGCGCCTGGTCTGGGCGCAGGCGGGCCACACGCCGCCGCTGCTGCTGCGCGGGGGCGAGGCGACGTATCTGCCGCGCCCCCCGGGCATGCTGCTCGGCGCCGCCAACGCCCCGTACTTCGAGGAGAGCGAGTACCTCCTCGAACCGGGCGACCGGCTGCTGCTGTACACGGACGGTCTGGTCGAGCGTCCGCCGGAGAACATCGACGTGGGCCTGGCCCGCCTCGCGGACGCCGCGATCACCCACCCCGCCGACGGCGCCGGCGCCCTCGGGACGCTGCTGGCCGCGATGCTGGAGGGGGAACGCCGGGACGACGTGTGCGTCCTGGACATCCGCGTACCGCAGGACTCCTAG
- a CDS encoding MurR/RpiR family transcriptional regulator translates to MPSPQQARAQASAITSGKAGPDTELSPTAQLRTLFDRPRLSPGQRRIAQYLIEHITEAAFLSITDLADRVGVSQPSVTRFASAVGFSGYPALRERLQAITLGTRSGGHAEENRANELQAAVDAEIENLENLRRDLADTDRVIEVGRKLSASAPLTVLGLRISVSLAEYFAYAARRIHPDVRLVTLGGSVAYDALLQSREAGGTWVLAFSMPRHAQETLTAIRVARSAGLKVALITDLALGPLADEADVTFATGTGSRLVFDSYAAPGVMCAALLQAMTDADPERTQARLEDYEQVADEHQFFLRD, encoded by the coding sequence GTGCCATCGCCGCAGCAGGCACGCGCACAGGCATCCGCGATCACCTCGGGGAAGGCGGGCCCGGACACGGAGTTGTCCCCGACGGCCCAGCTCCGCACCCTCTTCGACCGGCCCCGGCTCTCCCCCGGCCAGCGGCGCATCGCCCAGTACCTGATCGAGCACATCACCGAGGCGGCGTTCCTGTCGATCACCGACCTCGCGGACCGGGTCGGGGTGAGCCAGCCGTCGGTGACCCGCTTCGCCTCCGCGGTCGGCTTCAGCGGCTACCCCGCGCTGCGGGAGAGGCTCCAGGCGATCACCCTCGGCACCCGCTCCGGCGGGCACGCCGAGGAGAACCGGGCCAACGAGCTGCAGGCCGCGGTCGACGCGGAGATCGAGAACCTGGAGAACCTGCGGCGGGACCTCGCCGACACCGACCGGGTCATCGAGGTCGGCCGCAAGCTGTCCGCCTCGGCTCCCCTCACGGTGCTGGGTCTGCGCATCTCCGTCTCCCTGGCCGAGTACTTCGCCTACGCCGCCCGTCGTATCCACCCGGACGTGCGGCTGGTGACGCTGGGCGGCAGCGTGGCCTACGACGCGCTGCTGCAGTCGCGGGAAGCGGGCGGCACCTGGGTGCTCGCCTTCTCCATGCCGCGGCACGCGCAGGAAACCCTGACGGCGATCCGGGTGGCGCGCAGCGCCGGGCTGAAGGTCGCGCTGATCACCGATCTGGCGCTGGGGCCGCTCGCGGACGAGGCGGACGTCACGTTCGCCACCGGTACCGGCTCCCGTCTGGTGTTCGACTCCTACGCCGCCCCCGGTGTGATGTGCGCGGCGCTGCTGCAGGCCATGACGGACGCCGATCCGGAGCGGACCCAGGCCCGGCTCGAGGACTACGAGCAGGTGGCCGACGAGCATCAGTTCTTCCTCCGGGACTGA
- a CDS encoding DUF3662 domain-containing protein — protein sequence MSALSTLEEALENRWEALWARMFGRDPLELVDALRRECDSNAVVCHAGRVMVPNAYDVELAAPVHEELTRRGDSVGQVLTDRLARHAARHGYEWAGPLTVHVRRSSEVPNGRYRVASTVMRHVSAVGFRRAAQPADG from the coding sequence ATGAGCGCCCTCAGCACGCTGGAAGAGGCACTGGAGAACCGATGGGAGGCGCTGTGGGCGCGGATGTTCGGGCGTGATCCGCTCGAACTCGTCGACGCCCTGCGGCGCGAGTGCGACAGTAACGCCGTCGTGTGCCACGCGGGACGGGTGATGGTCCCCAACGCCTACGACGTCGAACTGGCCGCCCCGGTCCACGAGGAGCTGACCCGGCGGGGCGACAGCGTCGGGCAGGTGCTCACCGACCGGCTGGCCCGGCACGCCGCTCGCCACGGCTACGAGTGGGCGGGCCCCCTCACCGTGCACGTCCGCCGCTCCTCCGAGGTGCCCAACGGCCGTTACCGCGTGGCCAGCACGGTGATGCGGCATGTGAGCGCGGTCGGTTTCCGGCGCGCCGCCCAGCCGGCCGACGGCTGA